A section of the Sceloporus undulatus isolate JIND9_A2432 ecotype Alabama chromosome 3, SceUnd_v1.1, whole genome shotgun sequence genome encodes:
- the LOC121926287 gene encoding uncharacterized protein LOC121926287 isoform X1, giving the protein MLEALAFCWLLAEGAVCSVMRHRVLICGHSMVFWTARQARRSHFGSQLGLSDKAIIEWRGKRALRWHRLLHLLFGESQCLPPHVLVIHLGGNDLGFVKDKALVLQAIHNMRLIRERCPFITLIWSAMLPHQVWKCGCDPHILNRARRWVNNKIHNAMNGGLGFYLAHDDIMLLRPELYRADGIHPSEVGNQIFLRDLQAGVAACLASLVGDRD; this is encoded by the coding sequence GTGCAGTTTGCTCCGTGATGAGACACCGTGTGTTGATCTGCGGACACAGCATGGTGTTCTGGACAGCCCgccaagccaggaggagccattttgGAAGCCAGCTGGGGCTGTCAGATAAGGCCATCATTGAGTGGAGAGGTAAACGTGCCCTGCGGTGGCACAGGCTCCTGCATCTGTTGTTTGGCGAAAGCCAGTGTCTGCCCCCTCATGTTCTGGTTATACATTTGGGTGGCAATGATTTGGGTTTTGTTAAAGACAAAGCCCTGGTTCTTCAGGCCATACACAACATGCGGCTCATTCGTGAGAGATGTCCTTTTATTACATTAATATGGTCGGCAATGTTGCCGCACCAAGTTTGGAAATGTGGTTGTGATCCACATATCCTTAATAGGGCCCGCAGATGGGTCAATAATAAAATTCACAATGCAATGAATGGAGGACTGGGTTTTTATTTGGCACACGATGATATCATGTTGCTGAGGCCTGAGCTCTACCGAGCTGATGGCATTCACCCTTCTGAGGTGGGGAACCAGATATTTCTTAGAGACCTGCAAGCTGGGGTGGCGGCCTGCTTGGCAAGCCTTGTGGGGGATAGGGACTAA